One Natronosalvus halobius genomic region harbors:
- a CDS encoding M24 family metallopeptidase: MSKATVRYDWGSRIDRAKELMKENEIDALYVGAGANQFYFTGFSAYEGGWPIWLSAYVLPLEGEPAFILSEMHRDIMKHAETSIPVDAVTTYRDGEDSPQLLKSILEERDLEHATIGLEDDAWFGDSQLLNDVVPDAELVSAQEILDYLRMRKDETEIENIRKANEIAAEAHAASVEAIEEGRPQYEVAQDVNSAMLEAGSQTMGLGGVFRELTDRPFQQGDIVDVDMGPQFNHYATDCARNVFVGDPAEEDRRAYEVCSECIYATMDIVEPGITAHEVHTFAEEYMADAGYDQPWKIGHGIGLMSGHEAPQVQENNHQELEEGMVIVIDPGIFVSGHDLDVPIHIEDPVLVTEDGCENLLDYTHDIVTV, encoded by the coding sequence ATGTCAAAAGCCACTGTGAGATATGACTGGGGGTCTCGAATCGACCGAGCAAAAGAGTTAATGAAAGAGAACGAAATCGACGCACTATACGTTGGTGCCGGTGCAAATCAATTTTATTTCACTGGCTTCAGCGCCTATGAGGGTGGATGGCCTATCTGGCTCTCTGCATACGTCCTGCCTCTTGAGGGTGAACCCGCATTCATCCTCTCGGAGATGCACCGAGACATCATGAAACATGCCGAAACGTCGATCCCGGTCGACGCTGTTACTACCTACCGCGATGGTGAGGATTCGCCACAGCTTCTCAAGTCAATTCTCGAAGAGAGAGATCTCGAGCATGCAACCATCGGACTCGAAGATGATGCCTGGTTCGGCGATAGTCAACTGCTGAACGACGTCGTTCCGGACGCCGAACTTGTGAGCGCCCAGGAGATACTCGACTATCTCCGGATGAGAAAAGACGAGACGGAAATCGAAAACATCCGCAAAGCGAACGAAATTGCAGCGGAGGCTCACGCAGCTTCCGTCGAGGCAATCGAGGAAGGACGTCCGCAATACGAGGTCGCCCAAGATGTCAACAGTGCGATGCTCGAAGCAGGCTCTCAAACGATGGGCCTGGGTGGCGTCTTCCGCGAACTCACCGATCGTCCGTTCCAGCAAGGAGACATCGTCGACGTCGACATGGGGCCACAGTTCAATCACTACGCCACTGATTGTGCACGAAATGTCTTCGTCGGTGATCCCGCCGAAGAAGACAGACGAGCATACGAGGTCTGTTCAGAGTGTATCTACGCGACGATGGATATCGTGGAACCCGGTATAACGGCCCATGAGGTGCACACATTTGCGGAAGAATACATGGCCGATGCAGGCTACGATCAGCCATGGAAGATCGGGCACGGAATCGGATTGATGAGCGGACACGAGGCACCACAGGTCCAGGAGAACAATCACCAAGAGCTCGAGGAAGGGATGGTGATTGTAATCGACCCCGGTATCTTCGTTAGTGGTCACGACCTAGACGTCCCGATACATATCGAGGACCCGGTTCTGGTCACCGAAGATGGGTGTGAGAATCTGTTGGATTACACTCACGATATCGTCACGGTCTAA
- a CDS encoding ornithine cyclodeaminase family protein, with product MPEDYPTPGEMLFLSRGDIDSVINAEDCIDRVEDTFRWVGEGKVEQVNPVELWLSRPEDEYGYGNVSSYPAHIKPLEVAGNKWLGVFHRNAQRNLPTLSAVNILNDANTAMPFAMLDGQIVTALRTAGHAAVGARYLAREDSSVVTIVGCGDEGRTHLRVMDALFDIEAVNACDIDDTARESFIADMESQVDAELTGYTDAREAVKGADIICTVTTADSPIVMEEWIEPGTHVAATNGFLDLDPNFTRTADKWVLGLKKRDLLWIDGDQVGITGPEGLSRDNVHGDLTELLSGDCTGRESADERTVMSHMGMPALDVATSHLVYEKAQEAGIGSTFRLHE from the coding sequence ATGCCAGAGGACTATCCTACACCGGGCGAGATGTTATTTCTCTCTCGAGGGGACATTGATTCCGTGATTAATGCAGAAGACTGCATCGACAGGGTCGAAGACACGTTCCGATGGGTCGGCGAGGGTAAGGTTGAACAGGTTAACCCTGTGGAGCTGTGGCTTTCGCGCCCCGAAGACGAATACGGCTATGGAAACGTCTCGAGTTATCCGGCACATATCAAACCGCTTGAGGTTGCGGGCAACAAGTGGCTCGGCGTGTTCCACCGGAACGCACAACGTAACCTTCCAACGCTAAGCGCAGTGAATATCCTCAACGATGCCAATACTGCGATGCCGTTTGCGATGCTTGACGGTCAGATCGTGACCGCGCTACGAACGGCAGGCCACGCGGCCGTCGGGGCTCGATATCTAGCCCGTGAAGATTCATCGGTTGTGACGATCGTTGGATGCGGTGATGAGGGGCGGACACACCTTCGAGTGATGGACGCACTCTTCGATATAGAGGCGGTGAATGCCTGTGATATCGACGATACTGCGCGTGAGTCCTTTATCGCTGATATGGAATCACAGGTTGATGCCGAACTAACCGGGTATACGGATGCCCGTGAAGCGGTGAAAGGGGCTGACATCATCTGTACGGTAACGACGGCTGATTCACCCATCGTCATGGAAGAGTGGATCGAACCCGGTACACACGTCGCTGCCACGAACGGGTTCTTGGACCTCGATCCGAACTTCACCCGAACGGCGGATAAGTGGGTACTTGGATTGAAAAAACGTGATCTCCTGTGGATCGACGGCGACCAGGTCGGCATTACCGGTCCCGAAGGGCTATCCAGAGATAACGTTCACGGTGATTTGACGGAGCTACTCTCTGGCGACTGTACCGGACGAGAGTCAGCCGACGAACGGACTGTCATGTCACACATGGGGATGCCAGCCCTCGACGTCGCCACGTCTCATCTAGTATATGAAAAAGCTCAAGAGGCTGGAATTGGAAGTACCTTTAGATTACATGAGTGA
- a CDS encoding dihydrodipicolinate synthase family protein, protein MSDNMLEFDRKPLEGVLALSPLCLNDDYSIDYDGIRSNIEWLERQGAHGFIQFATMGQSMAPSEAEFNEVTDLCVDAAGDITCVIGSSASNQQEAIRRAVYAEEAGADGTLLELPYMIPLQEDWVGDFYSDVDAELDELGIIAYNYPPATGVNISPETWHDELLDIDSVKAVKDSNYATDHYDRMLNLTEELNVISPYDCHFWHDSQLGGAGFIGILTWVAPKTMLRFYEECKAGNHHDEWVRNVNSTLAEVWGGVSSLPDRPIVSNSPAILNELAEMSGCEGGPVRKPYRRLHDEARIALEEAVAPLIEIEQAL, encoded by the coding sequence ATGAGTGATAATATGCTAGAATTTGATAGAAAACCGCTCGAAGGCGTCCTCGCGCTTTCCCCGCTCTGTTTGAACGACGATTACAGCATCGATTACGATGGCATCCGGTCGAACATCGAATGGTTGGAACGGCAAGGGGCCCACGGGTTCATTCAATTCGCAACGATGGGTCAATCGATGGCCCCGTCGGAAGCGGAGTTCAACGAAGTAACCGATCTGTGCGTCGACGCTGCTGGCGACATAACGTGTGTGATTGGCAGCTCGGCATCGAATCAACAGGAGGCTATTCGCCGGGCAGTATACGCAGAAGAAGCTGGCGCAGACGGCACCTTGCTAGAACTTCCCTACATGATCCCGTTGCAGGAGGATTGGGTTGGTGATTTCTATAGCGACGTCGATGCTGAATTGGACGAATTGGGGATCATCGCGTACAATTACCCGCCGGCAACTGGCGTCAACATCTCACCAGAGACGTGGCACGACGAACTCCTCGATATCGACTCGGTGAAGGCAGTAAAGGACTCGAACTATGCCACCGATCACTATGATCGAATGCTCAATCTCACTGAAGAACTCAACGTGATCTCACCCTACGATTGTCACTTCTGGCACGACTCTCAGCTCGGCGGTGCCGGTTTCATCGGCATTCTAACCTGGGTCGCGCCAAAAACCATGCTACGGTTTTACGAGGAGTGTAAGGCGGGCAATCACCATGATGAGTGGGTTCGTAACGTGAACAGCACGTTAGCCGAAGTCTGGGGCGGCGTCTCGTCCTTGCCGGACCGTCCCATAGTATCGAACTCTCCGGCGATTCTCAATGAACTCGCAGAAATGAGTGGCTGTGAGGGCGGACCGGTGCGAAAGCCATATCGTCGACTCCATGACGAAGCCCGAATCGCACTTGAAGAAGCGGTTGCACCGTTGATCGAGATCGAGCAAGCGCTGTAA